The Syngnathus scovelli strain Florida chromosome 7, RoL_Ssco_1.2, whole genome shotgun sequence DNA window TGAAGAGCAACTCTCTGCGCTGCTGCTTCCTCAGGTCCATTTTCTTCACAGCTACCAGTTTTCCCGTGGTCTTGACGGTGGCGATGCACACGATGCCCGTGGACCCCTCTCCGATCTTAATGTAGTGATCCAAGTAGGTGCGGGGGTCGCCGGGATCTACCACCATCTGCAGAGCCGTCCGGAACTGCTCATGGGAGACCCTCTGCGGCTCTCTCTGCGGGGAACGGGCGTCGGGAGGCGGCGGAAGGCCGGAGGGGGCCGGCGGGCGTGGGGCCGGCACGCCGGGGTGAGGGGTGTGCGGGTGCTGGCCGGCCTCGGGTGTCAGGCTGGGATGCGATGAAGTGTGGTGAGGGTGCGGGTGGCCGACGGGAGGCTTAGAGCCGGAAGACCCTCGGAGGGGGACGGAGGGGCCGTTTTGAGGGGATGACTCGTTGGGGCGCACCGGCTGGAAGGAGGTCAAAGACGAGCATTGTCACCAATGTGTGATGAATTAGGGAGGTCCATTGGGATGTTCTCCTAGCGTGCTTACCGGTCCGGTGGGACTGCGCCCCCCGTCGCTCTCCGCCCGAGGATACGTGTTGAACGGCCGCGTGGTCTGCTGTGCGGTCTTCACCACGCCGTCGGTCACCGGCAGGTTAGGCGTGCGGATGTTGGGCCCTGATAGGGGCCGCTTTTCCCGGGGGGACTGAGGGCTGCCATCCCGCACCTGGTAGCTGGACTTTGGTCTGTGTTCACCATGCGGATCGCGGCGGACAACCTGATCCTGAAGACAGCAAGTGTAAGGATGAAGAATAATAGAAAGATTCTTCATGAACATCCTCATCCAGGGTCTAACCTGGTTCTGGTCGCGATGCTGTCGGTCTCTGTGCGGAGGTGGTGGCGGGGGACCGGAACCCGGTCTGTCTCTGTGGACCCAGCCCGGCTCTTGACCTCGAGGTTGCTGCTGAGGCCGAGCGTGGGGCCCGTCTTCTCGCTGAGAGCCTCGGTGGGGCTGCAGATTGTGGCGGGGGTCTGACCCCAGGCGCTCTCTATAAAACAAAACACGGGCGTGGTCTCCAAAGTTTCTTTCGTGTTTATTTAATTTGTGGACTGGAGATCCAGTGGTCTGGTACATGGGTGGGCAGTAGGGGAGAAGGATTTGGAAAAACAATCCAATTGCAATTTTTTCCTGGGCACTGCGTGAAACTTTGTGTTCATTCTGACTTGTCTCACCTGTCGAATTGCGGGGGCTGTCGTTGGTGGGGGTCTCCGTTCTCCTGGCGAGGCTGCACGGGGGGGCTGCCCCGCCTCAATGAGTTGGAGCGAGTCACCGacatggtgtcaaactcgtcCAGAAGCCAAGTCAGGGAGCCATCCACCCCCAGCTTTGTGCCGCGCACGATGGGCTGAAGACAAACAGAGAATTCAATAAATACACAATATTAGATGGTTTCATATTTACTCGTCCCACCTTGTGCGGCTCGACGGTCGTGATGACGGTGGCGTCGATGAAAGGCTTGGGCCTCTTGGCCGTGTCCTCGATGAGCGACTGCCATTGGCGGGGCAGGCCCACGAACTTCTGCTCTTGCTCGTCAAAGTCGGTGTGCACGCGGTGCTCAAAGTTGGACGGCGCCGAGATCTGGATGCGCGACTTTTTCTTCTTGGTGAACATGGCGGCGGCCGGGGCGGCAAACAGCCGAGCATCAGCGCTGCggggggaggaggagagagAAACCATGACGTCGAGGTGCGCAAATCGGAGTGTCGCACAGATGTTCAGCACGTGCGCTGAGGATGAAGCACCTGCATGCTGACTTTGCCaaaaactcccccccccccctcactttgATCTTAAAAACAAAAGTTACTCCCAACAGAGATCCTTTGTTCTGGAAAATCCATCCATGCGTGTGAAGGCTAGGGCAATAAAGAAGAAAACCAACCAAGACTACAATCAAGAAGAAAAGGAGTAGGTTAACCAGGATTGTGCGGGGCATGACCAAGAAGATGAGGAACAGGTGGAGCAGGATCATGACAGTGAAGACCTTGAAAAGAAGAACCATAGAGCCTAAAAAAAAGACCATGGCGCTCAGTCAGCTGGTGAGTCAGACACTGAGAACATTTGAGGTTAGCAGCACTTTGATGACACCAAGCGCTGAAGACATGTCAGCCGGTTGACAGAACTTAACCATGGGGCTCGTTCAACCTCAATGAAGTTAAAAGCCTATATTTAGAGTTGACAGCTCAGGGTGAACGTGTCTTACATACCTCTCTGCTCAGCTAATGAGAGTTTCGACGGCTCGCATGCGGGCGACAAAATTTCCCTCGTCGCATGTTATACTATTCCATTCATATCGAAAAATCATCAGAGGAGCACGGTGACCACATTCCACTTCTCTAcatgggatggatggatctgCCGTGATTTTCAGTCGAAGGCTTTTCGTGGACATAGCTTACATAGCGGGGCCGTCTGGATGCCAGTCTTGCACTCGCCTCAGTTGATAAGGCCAACGTAAACAACTCGGCCGCACTTGTCCTTGTTCGAACGCAGTGGAGGACAAAGACACGGCTTGACTTTCAAAACCAGACGTCCGCTCGGTGGAATCCTGTTTGTGACCCGGCGCTTTGAAATAGAGAAACTGCGATAACCGTCAAGACCAGAATCGGGGGataaaataaactaaataaaacagagtttatttttctctttcagcTCCTTCCAACTTTTCAAAATGGGAAAAACAAAGGAGGACTGaccaaatgttttaaaaagccCCCAAAGCAGGAGATTTGAATTCTTTCAAATGTGGACTAGCAGGTAAATGTCACGTAAAGGTAATGTAAACAAACCTGAGGGCAGGAAGTCCAAACGGCTCCCCTTGGTTAAATATCAGGAGGGACAAAAGTTAGACAACTTGTCTACTGCGGTGATTCTGTAAAaatacctttaaaaaaaaaaaaaaaaaagacaattgtaTTCTGCTGGCCTTGTTTTTCTCTCCCTGTGTTTAATGGCTTTTGTTAACCATTGACGAGTCAATTTCATCAGCTAAACAGGTGCTTGCGAAAACTAGCATGTACATGCTATCACCAATAAATCCAGCACAAGTCAATTACCTTTCGAATAAATAACCAAACGTGACGCGCTGAAAACACAAACACGTATGAGGAACTTGAAAAAGACAAACAGGTTAGCAGCCAATCATGAGATTTCTTTCAAACAAAAGCACGGAGGGCCGTGGCCAATGGCCGTGAGATTCCAGTGACAGGTTGAGGAATGTGGGACAGCCaatgacacacagacacacacacacacaattcacaCGGTAAAATGTGCAATGAGGAAGTTTGGCATCTCTCGTCATCAGCCAATCACATGACACAGCAGAAGTACATTCATGACTCATGAATCCttacaaaaaaaacacctttcaaACACAATGGACTGATTCAAACTTCAAATACTGGGTCAAATGGGCCCCGCCATTCCGTGTCAATGCCTTAATACAGTGGGCAAATCTAGTGGGCTTAAACCGGAGCCTTGATGGACTCCAGCAGTGCAATTAGCGGTACTTGGAAACTTTGCGTTGTTTCAACTCTGCTTCCTACTCGTAGCATTCCTGTAGGATTTTTTTGATTCTCCTCACATATTTCTCTGCTGCTTCTCTCTTGCAATCCTCCCGCACACTTTATCATAGGTCAATGAAAGCCAGATGCAGGTCGGCAAATTTGCACAACTTCTCAGTGTGTGCTGTTAAAAAATTGTTGCAGTCGCACTTTGGAAGTGTTCAACTTATTTCTACACGTGCAACGTTGCATTTTTTGCAGTTTTTAGATTAACTGTAGCAGCCGGAGTTACAACAATGCTGTGTCCATTCACAGTCAGAACCATGCGGAACATtccggtcaaaaaaaaaaaaaaaaaaaaggttcaaacAGACAAAAAGGCAGCTCTTGTTTACTCCCACCACTGTTCTCTGCTGCTTCAACACCACCGGGACATTTTCGAATTAAGTGcgttgtgtgtttgtgaagaGCACGTCCTATCTTGCCTTTTTTGGATTGGCATTAAAAGAtaattttttcacgttattcgcCTATGTGAACATTGGGAGGAGAACAAACTGACAACAACACAAAGGAATGCGGCGGGAACGCTTAGCGCCCTTGATAAGGACGCCGCGAGTTCACTCTCACTCAAATGGTTTTGTTTaccttttgtgtattttttaccTCTGTTCCCAAACGTTGTGGGGTGTTGATATTGGGTCCTGTGGTCGTTGTAGTGAAGACCCACCCCCAaatccggccctccaaaagcaaCAAACCTGGCCGCCCCTCCCTGTGTTTGTTCTGCTTACGCACTGACTGAATTTTTGCTGTGTTTATTTCATCAGCTTAACTTGCCGCTTCATGCCTCCCCCGCTGCTGCGGGCCACCCCTCAAACAATTCTGCGATTGGCGTGGAAGCGCCATCTTGCACTCTGCAACAGGTTGTCAGATTAAAAACATGATCAATCTGAACAAATTAAACCTCTTTACATCAAGTTAGCCAGGAAAgcctaaaaataaaatctcagATTTCTACTCACACAAATTAAGTTTCCATGAGAGCAAATAATGATAGTGTTAACTTACACGGAAATAGCAAAAATTTAAAGAATATATATTTGACAGATTATGTGAAAACCAGTTTTTCCTCAACCAGGTGTTAGACATGACTCGCTAAGACGATGACTTTAATTGGAAGTATGCAAATCAATGTTCTCCACTTTTCTTTTTCGTAGAACTGTACTCTGGCTCGAGACCTTTTCATCAGGCACTGCGAAGGGCAGCTCCTCCCTAGTGGTCATTCAGCAGCTGTGTTTGCCTCAAAGCTTGCGGCGAGTCAGATGACTTCAAACTAACCACAACACACACTTCCAGCAGGTTCAGCCTCCCTGCTGAGATGATCCCTAATTCCAAAGAACCCAACCCACAAATTGATCCGCTGAGAAGTATAAAAGCTAAAATGGTATTATATTTTTGACAAACATGAATGCAAAAGGGCTTGTGAGGCTAGCCCATCCCTGAAAGAATCATTTAAGCGACAAATTGCTGAAATAATTATCACCCCATCATTCCATGTCAGTGCTTTTCACACAGCACAACAACATCGCTGTTACCACGCAGATACTACCCGAAAAAAACCGATCAAACTGATCAGATAATCAAAAAAAATGTGgatattaaataataaagaaatTATAATGTCCATGTGGGCTGAAGTTATTTTTACCCACTTGAGGTCACCATCCTCACAATCGGAAAAGTGCCCGGTCAACTTCGTCCCTCAAAATTTCGGCAGGATTACTTTTAATCGCACAATCGGACCAAAATGCCAAAATAGTAGGGAGCGACGAACCACTCTTTCGTGGATCCGAGGTATCCCGGGAATGTGTGATACTCCCAACACACGCAGGAAGAGATTTTAGCATTTAGCTTCGATTTTAGCCCTGCTGGAAATTGAACAGCTGTAACTCTGATGCTTCCAACAACTCCACCAGGAAGTGTCTCGTCGATTTGATTGAAAACACTAAACCCGCTTCAGAAGATATAAACATCAGCAATAAAATCTTTTTGTGACATCATATCGAGGCATAAAGTAGGAAAAAGTGAGCGAGCAAAAGTAGGAGGAGAAGC harbors:
- the pak4 gene encoding serine/threonine-protein kinase PAK 4; translated protein: MFTKKKKSRIQISAPSNFEHRVHTDFDEQEQKFVGLPRQWQSLIEDTAKRPKPFIDATVITTVEPHKPIVRGTKLGVDGSLTWLLDEFDTMSVTRSNSLRRGSPPVQPRQENGDPHQRQPPQFDRERLGSDPRHNLQPHRGSQREDGPHARPQQQPRGQEPGWVHRDRPGSGPPPPPPHRDRQHRDQNQDQVVRRDPHGEHRPKSSYQVRDGSPQSPREKRPLSGPNIRTPNLPVTDGVVKTAQQTTRPFNTYPRAESDGGRSPTGPPVRPNESSPQNGPSVPLRGSSGSKPPVGHPHPHHTSSHPSLTPEAGQHPHTPHPGVPAPRPPAPSGLPPPPDARSPQREPQRVSHEQFRTALQMVVDPGDPRTYLDHYIKIGEGSTGIVCIATVKTTGKLVAVKKMDLRKQQRRELLFNEVVIMRDYHHENVVEMYNSYLVGDELWVVMEFLEGGALTDIVTHTRMNEEQIATVCLSVLKALSVLHTQGVIHRDIKSDSILLTHDGRVKLSDFGFCAQVSKEVQRRKSLVGTPYWMAPELISRLPYGPEVDIWSLGIMVIEMVDGEPPYFNEPPLKAMKMIRDNLPPKLKNLHKVSPVLKGFLDRMLVRDPSQRASASELLKHSFLSKAGPPSCIVPLMRQNRLR